DNA from Candidatus Polarisedimenticolia bacterium:
CCCCTTTCACCGCATGAGCTACGACGAGGCGGCCCAGGCGCTGTCCGATCCCGCGGTGCAGGCGCGTGCCCGCGAGCAGGGCGCTCCTCCGTTCGAGCCGGGCGGCGACTTCGGGGGCTTTGACGAGACCGTTCTCACCGAGAAGCTGGACCGCCCCGTGATCGTCACGCACTATCCCACCGCGCTGAAGGCCTTCTACATGCAGCCCGATCCCGCGAACCCGGAGCGGGTGCTCTGCATGGACGTGCTGGCTCCCGAGGGATACGGGGAGATCATCGGCGGCAGCCAGCGCATCCACGATCACGATCTGCTCCTATCGCGGATTCGCGAGCATCGCCTTCCGGAAGAGGCGTTCCGGTGGTATCTCGAGATTCGCAAGTACGGAACGGTTCCCCACGCCGGATTCGGCATGGGGATCGAGCGCCTTGTTTCGTGGATCGCGGGCGTGCGGCATCTCCGGGAGGCGATTCCTTATCCCCGGATGCTCCATCGCCTCTATCCCTGAAGCGGCGGGAAAGCGACCCCCATGCCCGTCCCCGCACCGGTCCGCGTCGGCTTCGTCAGCCTCGGCTGCCCCAAGAACCTCGTCGATTCGGAGGTGATGCTCGGCAGCCTGCGCGGCAGCGGCTGCGAGCTCTCCGCCGACCCCGCGGATTCCGACGTCATCGTCGTGAACACGTGTGGCTTCATCGAGTCGGCGAAGCGCGAGTCGATCGACACCATCCTGGAGATGGCGGAGCACCGCAAGAAGGGGCGGTGCCGCCGGCTCGTCGTGGCCGGATGCCTGGTGCAGCGCTATCACCGGGAGCTGCGCGATGAGATTCCGGAGATCGACGCCTTCGTGGGGCTCGACGAGCTCGACAAGATCGTCCAGGCGGTCCGGGGGGATCTCGCCTCCGCCGCCTCCGATCCCGCCGCCGCGATCTCGGGAATGGCCCGGGCCCTCTATGATCATCGCGCCGCCCGGGTCCTCGCGACCCGGCCGCATCTCGCCTACCTCAAGATCTCCGAAGGGTGCGATCACGTCTGCTCCTTCTGCGCCATTCCCTCCATGCGGGGCCGGATGCGCTCCCGGAGCGTCGCGTCCCTCCGCCTGGAGGCCGAGGCTCTGGCGCGGCGCGGCGTGAAGGAGTTGATTCTGATCGCCCAGGACAGCACCGACTACGGAGCGGATCTCGGCGACGGCGCCGATCTCGCGGGCCTGCTCCGAACCCTCGACGCCGTCCCCGGGATCGAGTGGATTCGGATCCATTACGCCTACCCGAACCGGGTCAGCGAC
Protein-coding regions in this window:
- the rimO gene encoding 30S ribosomal protein S12 methylthiotransferase RimO; protein product: MPVPAPVRVGFVSLGCPKNLVDSEVMLGSLRGSGCELSADPADSDVIVVNTCGFIESAKRESIDTILEMAEHRKKGRCRRLVVAGCLVQRYHRELRDEIPEIDAFVGLDELDKIVQAVRGDLASAASDPAAAISGMARALYDHRAARVLATRPHLAYLKISEGCDHVCSFCAIPSMRGRMRSRSVASLRLEAEALARRGVKELILIAQDSTDYGADLGDGADLAGLLRTLDAVPGIEWIRIHYAYPNRVSDALLHAMAASPKVCRYLDIPLQHADPAILRSMRRGGGGAAHLRLIRKIRRILPGCALRTTFIVGFPGETRHSFRMLCDFVREARFEHAGVFAYSHEEGTAAFSRRDDVSAALKSRRRDRLMEIQAAIALEHNRARIGRLLPVRIDGLETETRMLLTGRTEFQSPDVDGRVLITDGVSAPGTLAPVRILEAHPYDLVGHIERT